The Dysgonomonadaceae bacterium PH5-43 sequence AGGCTGAGTTATTTAATCAATACAGGGAAGAACGATTTATACAAAGGCGATTTAATTTCGGCAATAGATGTTGTAGGTAATTCCCGATTGATAGATAAAACGATTGACATAGGTGCATTAGAAAACACAATGGAATTTGAGCCAACTCCAGATGGAATTGTTTATGTATGGGAAGGAAAAACAGGTAAAGGTACCAGTTGGGAGGATGCTTATCCTAATTTGGCGGATGCTTTGCACAAAGCAAGAACCGATTCTCGTATCAAACAAATTTGGGTAGCTACGGGAACTTACAGACCTGAATACCAAGCCTACGACTCGTATAATGAAGACCATAGTGACCGGGACGTTTCTTTTGTTATCCCGAATGGACTAAAACTTTACGGAGGTTTTGTCGGAATAGAGAGCGATATTGACCAGCGGTTTTTCTATGAAGCAAGTAAAACAGTGCTGAATGGAACTTTATCTGCCAACAAACAGGCTCATCATGTATTGATAGCTGCCGGACTGGATAACGTAACGATAGATGGATTCACAGTTACAGGGGGACTTGCCAATGGAACAACTAATTATGAAACAAACAAAACTTCCGTTCCCAGCGAAAGTGGGGCAGGTATCTTTATAAAGGACGTAAGAGAAGTTTCCTTGAAAAATATGAATTTCTATGCCAATGAAAGTTCAACAAGCGGCGGAGCCAATATTTACGTAGAGAATAGCTCTTTATTCAAGCTATACAACTCTCGGGTGCACGATTCCGAATCGATTGTTAAAGGTGCTGGTTTGTATGCCAAAGAATCGAATGTGGATATAGTGAACAGTCTTTTCTACAAGTTTTCTATGGATGCTGGCATACGTATTGCGAAGGGTGCTGCGATTAATTTTGAGGCAAGCAACAATAATAGTTGCAATCTAAATATAATTAATTCAACGATTACTGATTGTAAACCTGCACAAACGGGTTATGATAAGCTTTACCCAGTCTTGTTTATAAATGCAAATTCAAACAGCAAAGTAAATATACACAACAGTATAATAGATGCTTACATAGGAGGACCACGCGAAGTAGCAAGTAATAGTAATGCTAGTTTGAGCTTAAAAAACACAGCGTTTAAAGAAATCACCACTACTGAAACACAAGTTCCTACTCTAAGCGCTGAGATTGATAATTCGTATCAAAATGGTTTTGGCACTCTAAAAGAAGATTATCATTACCCAGACCTTAAAAACAAAGGAAATAATGACTTGTACTCCACGTCGTTCGGTTCGCTGACCGAAGATTTAGGCTTGGACTATTACCCTCGTTGGGATGACAAAACCATCGACTTAGGTCCTTTCGAAGAGCAAAATCAAATCAGACCCGATGACGATGGTATTATATATGTTTGGGAAGGCAAAACAGGAAAAGGTACCAGTTGGGAAGATGCTTATCCTAACTTAGCCGATCCTTTATTGAAGGCGAAAACGAATAAGCGGATCAAACAAATTTGGGTAGCTGAGGGAACTTACCATCCAATGCATAATCCAGGGGTTTCCTCCGGAAACTCATATAAATCTTTTGTCATGGTAGAAGGCGTAGATGTGTATGGTGGATTTGCAGGAACGGAAACCAGCATAGACGAGCGTGTATTAGGCGAATACGAATCTGTATTAAGTGGTTTGGACGAAAACAAAACAGAGGTACATCATATAATGATTGCACCTAATATACCTGACGAGGCGAAGGTTGTATTGGATGGATTTACCTTTGCAGGAGGCAAAAACACAGCAAGCTCTGGAGGGTATAGTTTAGACGGAGTAATGATTTACAACCATAAAGGTGTCGCTATCTACAATGAAAATGCAACGCTCGAAATCAAGAATATTACGATCAAGAATAATTCAGCTGGGGGAAGTCTTATCTATAGCAAAGACTCAGATATGCTTTTAAGCAACTCGATTATAACAAACAATACGAATTCGGATAAAGGGATTATTGATTTGAACGGAGGTAGTTTAAAGGCAGCGAATGTATTGATTGCCGATAATGAAGCTGCTTTGATTGCTTATGTTGAGGCTAATTCTGTTGCTTATCTTACCAATTTCACAATTGCGAATAATACTATAAGTAATGATAAGACCGTAATAATTAAACTTCTTCCCGATATTACTTCTTGCGAAATCTATAATTCCATAGTTTATGGTAACACAATAGATTTATTGAAAGATGATATTGTTTCTGGGAACTGCTTAATCGGAGTAAATCCTGTATTTGCAGCAGGCACTTATATACCGGGACGAACCAGCCCAGCTATAGATATGGGTAATGACTCCTATTACGATGATGATATTTATGGAATGCTTGATCTTGCAGGAAAAGAACGTTTCCAATCTGCTAAAATAGATATGGGAGCTTACGAATCGATATACACTCCAGTGCTTGTGTGGAACGGATCGGCAGCAGACAATGACTGGAACAATGAGAAGAACTGGACTCCCAATGCGATACCTATGGAGTATACGGTCGTATATATTCCGGGAAATGTGACGCATTATCCAATTCTTAAAGAAGACGTATTGAATGTTTGCTACAATATTTACTTTTTGTTTGGTTCGGAAGTAAGACGCCCCGACTTGTTGTTGTACAAAAATGCGTACGTGCAGTTGAATATGGGTTTGGGAGATCCAAGCTCTCCACAAACAACCAGCGATGATTATAACGAACATTTAGCATTTTCAGCCAAAAATTCGGCAGAACCTTTAGACCGCCAACGTTGGTATATGCTTTCCATGCCGATAGAAGGTGTAGTAACAGGAGACTTGATTTTTGGAGGTCACCCCAATGTATTCTTCCGTAAGTTCAGCACTGCCGAAGATGCCGATGCTGGATTTATGAGAGGAAGCTGGACCAACTATTTCAAAACCAACGCCGAGCCTTTAGCTCCAGGCGAGGGATTTGTATATTGGATGAATGGATATAAAGGTACTCCTTATTATAAAGAGTCGGATAGTCATAGTTCTATGCACTATGGGGTTCATAAAGAAAGCGACCCTAACTACGGACTGAAAGAGGTGAATGGAATTATTGAGTTACCGTTTGTGGAAAACGAAGCAACAAGCCATGCTCATCGTTTGCATAAGTACGACAAAGAAACATACACCAGTACTTTTTCTCGTTTTTATACAGACGGAGACAACTTAGCTATGGCATTTACTCAGCAAGATGTAGTGGTACGTTCACCTAAAGTGAACCGAATTATTACAACTTCTGCTGTAACTTCAGCTGTAAGCTTCGCTGAAAAAGATCCTATTGCTTTGGTCGGAAATCCTTATATGTCGACTATTGATTTTACGGCTTTAGCGAATGCTAATGCTTACAAAATAAAGGGTGCTTACCATATATGGACAGGAAAAGGCTTCACAACCTATACCAAAGAGGGTGTTTCGGGTGCTATCGAAGAAACAACAAAAACTACAGATCAATACATTGCTCCTATGCAATCGTTTCTTGTAGAACGAGCCGAAGAGAATATCACGACTGCCGACATCACCTTTACGATTGCCGATATTACTCCTAATGATGGTAATAGCACAACATTACGATCAGCAAATCAGGCTAAAAACAAGATAGAACTGATAGCTCGCAACCAATATGGAGCAGTTCAAACTTACATTGCACTGAGAGAAGACGGTTCGGAACAATTCGGTCGACTCGACTCACGTAAAATCCTTATGGGTATCGGGTCTATGCCTGAAGTTTATTCCTTAAAAGAATCCATATTAGGTGAACGCGTAGCTATCGGAGGAAATCATATAAATTCCAATCAGGCGTTGGTGCCTTTAGGTTTGGCAACTTCAACGGCTGGAGAAATGAGTTTCACGCTGAAAGGAATGAATGCGTGCAACGCTAAAGTGATGCTTTTCGACACAGAAACGAACACCGAAATAGATATTACTGGAATGGAAAGCTTTGAATACAACTTCAATTACACGCCACCTATTCAAAATGATGTAGTCGGAGCAAACAACAGCCGATTCTACCTGAATATCAGCAAACCAAATGGAGATGTAAATATAGACGATGTATCCGAATCGAATGTTTATGTCTATAGCGAGAAAGGAAACCTTTATGTGGTATCATCGCCCAGTAATCCTATCCACGAATGCTCTGTTTATGATGTACGGGGAAGCATACTATATATCGAAAAAAATATTGATTCGGCACATTACCAAACACAACTGCACTTTCAGGACGAAGTGGTAATTGTTCGAGTTGTTACTCAAAAAGGAGTAAAGAATACTAAACTTTTAATACAATAACGAGATTACAAAAAAGGTATGGGTTGATAACTTAGCCCAAAGCAATGTTGACACCCATACCAATTACACTCTGACATTAATCACAAATAACGACATAACAATGAAGCTATTATTCTTTTTAATAATTATATCTGCAAATATCTTTTCTACAAAAGCTTTTACTCCTGGTATGCAATACGGCGAATATTCTACCGACCATAATAAAAGTAAAGCTATGAATAGCAACTCCTCTTTTTCCATAATGGAGAACTACAATTTTTCTTCATCAGAACCAAGTAATACATTCTCTTTAGCAGAACAATCTTTAGACTATAGCTTTCACGGAATATATAGCACAAGCGACGACCCTAATAATACGGAGAGTGGCGGATCAGCAGATCCTGTCCCCATTGACGATGCTATACTTTTTATGATCTTATTGGCAACTTCTTATTCTTTAGTTCTCCGACACAAGTTGAAATTAAATAAGCAATAGCTGAAGAAGTCTCGGTTTGCATATTGCATTTTTATTGCAAACAATAAAAAAAGGACTTACAACTTCTTGTAAATCCTTGATACTCAGTGTCGGGATGACAGGATTTGAACCTGCGACCACACGCCCCCCAGACGCGTACTCTACCGGGCTGAGCTACATCCCGTAATATTTTCGGGTGCAAAGGTAAAACTTCTTTTCTTAATATGCAAGAGATAAATATTGTTAGAAACTATTCAGACATTCGATTAATTTATTGAATTATTGAAACTATCCCCGTAGGCAACGCTTCGCTCGCCGTACGGCTATGGGAGTTCTACTTAGGTAGCCCTAACTTTTATCTTTTAGTTTTTAACTACGAGTTTGCTCGTTTGTCGCTTCGCGCCAGTTCTTAGTTCTTCACTCTTAGTTCTTAGTTCTAAAAACACAAAGCTTCACTTAGGGTCGTCTCTCTTAGTAGAGACCCCTTCCCTCTCTTAGTAGATAGGCGAGGTCTCTCTACTAAGAACGATGGGGTGGTTCTACTAAGAGAGATTAGACCGTTATACTAAGAGCGACATCGGGTCTCTACTAAGAAGCACCTCGCCTATCTACTAAGAGACACGAGGGGTATCTAGTAAGAACCTGCTCGCCCATCTACTAAGAAAGGAGAGGTATCTCTACTGAGAGCGATCAAGGGGTTCTCTTAAGAGCATCGGAGTGCTTCGAGAGAGAGATAGAGCCGTCCATTTGTCCAGTCGCTAAGTTTTACGCTCTTCTCCGAGAGTTAAGAGATTGCAGATAGTTGCATATTTGGGGCGTTTACTTACTCTCTTGCCCACTCTCTTAAATGACGCAAAGGGTCTATAATGTCAAAATAATAGAGAAAAGAGAAGTCTTGTAAAAATAAGTAAGTAGAGAAAATGTCGAAAATTTGAGTGAAATAGAAAAAAGACAAAGATAAAACTTGTGCTGAACAGTTACTATTGTCAGTTGATTTGTTAATTTGAATTAAGGGCATATTATTACGGTTAAATAAACTAAAGCAGTTAAATCAAAATCGCAAACTTGCACGTTATTTGTATATGTACATTACAAATGACATAAATAAATCATTATTAATAACTAATTAAAAAAAAGACAATATGACGTTTAATTGGAAAAATTTAATGGGCTTTCTTTTGGTAAGCGTATTTAGTGCGGCTATTGCCGTAGGTACTTATTCTTATTTAGATGCAAACAAACAGGCATCTAATGATACAGAAGTTAAGCAAACAGGGTTTCAAACGGTGGGTTATAATATCATTCCTGCCGAAAACACCGACTTTACTCTTGCTGCCGAAAACAGTGTGAATGCTGTTGTACACATCAAATCTATTATTAAAGCAAAAACAATAGATAGAGGTCAACAAAGATATTTCGATCCGTTTGAGTTCTTCTTTGGTCAAACACCACAGTATCAAAGTCAGCCTCGTGAAGGCTATGGCTCTGGTGTAATAATTTCAACCGATGGCTACATCGTTACCAACAATCACGTAATTGAAGGCGCAGACGAAATTGAAGTTACCACTAACGATAATCAGCAATATACAGCTAAGCTTATCGGAACTGATGCATCTTCCGACATTGCACTGTTGAAGATAGACGGAAACAACTTCCCTATTATTCCTTTTGGCGATTCAGACGCTCTAAGAATTGGCGAATGGGTGCTTGCCGTTGGTAACCCTTTCAATCTAACCTCTACCGTTACCGCTGGTATTGTGAGCGCAAAGGGCAGAGGCAGCATTCTTTCTGATTCCAGAACAACTCAAGATAAAATCGAATCGTTTATACAAACCGATGCAGCCGTTAACCCCGGCAATAGCGGAGGAGCCTTAGTAAATACAAAAGGTGAATTAGTAGGAATAAACACTGCAATATATTCACAAACAGGAAGTTTTGTAGGATATTCATTTGCCGTACCCATCAGTTTAGTCAGAAAAGTGGTTGGAGACATTCAACAATACGGAATGGTACAGAGAGCAATGCTTGGCGTTACAGTTATGGAATTACCCGTTTTGAAAGAAATGGAACCTGACACATACAAGAAATTAAAAGTTAAAGAAGGTGTTTATGTTAATGGATTTGCCAACAATAGCTCTGCAGAAAAAGCAGGTATTAAAGAAGGCGACGTTATTACAGCTATTAATAATACCAAGATTAAAAACTTTACAGAACTAAGAGCTCAGATAAGCAGATACAGTCCGGGCAACTCTATAGACGTACAGGTAGACAGAGAAGGAAATACAAAAACCTTTGCGGTAGAACTTAAAAACGATCAGGGTACTACCGAAATAGTTAAGCATAAAAGTGCCGACGAACTATTAGGCGCAACCTTCTCGGCTCTTACCACCGACGAGATGAAAAAAGCAGGAGTATCTTACGGAGTAAAAGTTACTAATGTTAGTAATGGTAAATTAAAAAGCGTAGGTATTAAAGATGGATTTATTATCCTTACTGTTAACGACAACCGAATAACATCGCCCGAATCTCTAATTAATTTAGTTGAAAACACTATGAAACGAGATCCCGACGAAAGAGTTCTATTTATCAAAGGATTATACCCTAACGATAGAGTAAGATTCTACGCTATCGACATCAACGATTAACAAATTACAAACTATTGACTGCAAAAGTAATTACTTTAATTATGATTAATAAAAATAAATAATTACCTTTGCAGTCAATTTTCCCAGAATATTTTTGAATGAGACAGTTAAAAATTACCAAGTCAATCACTAATCGTGAAAGTGCTTCATTAGACAAGTATCTTCAGGAAATAGGTCGTGAAGACCTTATCACTGTGGAAGAAGAGGTTGAATTAGCTCAAGCTATCAGACGCGGCGACCGTGCTGCATTAGAAAAACTCACACGTGCTAATCTTCGTTTCGTTGTTTCTGTTGCAAAACAGTATCAAAATCAAGGCTTAAGCCTGCCCGACTTAATTAACGAAGGTAACTTAGGATTGATTAAAGCAGCTGAAAAGTTTGATGAAACTCGTGGATTTAAGTTTATCTCTTATGCTGTGTGGTGGATTAGACAATCTATTTTACAGGCATTGGCAGAACAGTCGAGAATAGTTCGCCTACCTTTAAATCAGGTTGGATCGTTAAACAAAATCACTAAAGCGTTTTCTAAGTTTGAACAAGAGCACGAGCGCAAACCCTCTCCTGAAGAATTAGCTAACGAGCTTGACATTCCTGTAGAAAAGATTTCAGACACATTAAAAGTTTCGGGTCGACACATATCTGTTGATGCTCCCTTTGTTGAAGGCGAAGACAACAGTTTGCTTGACGTTCTTGTAAACGAAGACGCTCCTGTAGCCGACAGAACTTTAATAAACGAATCTTTAGCCAAGGAAATAGCCCGAGCATTATCTACTCTTAGCGAAAGAGAAAGAGACATTATTAAAATGTTTTTTGGAATAGCTCGTCAAGAAATGACTCTCGAAGAAATTGGAGATGAGTTTGGCTTAACTCGCGAACGTGTGCGACAAATCAAAGAGAAAGCAATCAGAAAATTGAAACAAAGCAACAAAAATGATTTGTTAAAGAGTTATTTAGGTTAATAAATAACCCAAAGAAAGAAATTCCCCTAATGAATGAAACAAATAATGGGGAGAGCTCCTGAGATAATTCTCCGGAGCTTTTTTATTTGTAATTATACACTATACTTAATCTTTCAAACAACCCAAAGGAATAACCTTTACACCGTCTTCTCTCGTATAAGCCATCTCTCCACCTGTAAGAACAATAAGAAGATCGGGGAGTCTTAATTGTATTTGTTTTTCTGCTTTATTTTTTTCCTCAATAAGATTTTTAAGCTCAAGTAAATGTTTTGCACCAGCCTCTACATCTCTACTCCCAAGCTTACATTCAATAAGAGCATATCTACCATCTGACAAATGAAGTACAGCATCTGCTTCTAATCCATATCTATCGTGATAGTAAGACAATACACCTCCTAAAGATTGAGAATAAATTTTAAGATCACGAATACACATACATTCATAAATAAAACCGAATGTTTTCAAATCAAGTTCTAAACTTTGTGGCGACGCTCCTAAAGCTGCTACGGCTATCGAAGGATCTACAAAACAACGTTTTTTACCAGTCCGAATAACTGTTGCAGATCTTATTGCAGGACTCCAAGCTTCCACATCTTCAATAACAAAAAGTTTTTCCAAAGCCTCAACGTATTGATTAAATGTCAATATCGAAGTTCCTTCCATCTCAACAGACACATCTGCCAACATACTGGTTTTCTTCGCCAAAGTACATAAATTTCTTGCATAAGAGCGCATAATAAGCCTTGCCAAAGAGGGATTACGCTGTACTTTATCAATCTTGGAAATATCTTCACTACAAATAATATCTACGTAATCTTTAGCTATTAACAACTTAGCTGCATCACTCATATTATCCAAAGAAGCAGGCCAACCACCTCTACATGCAGCAAAAATAAGTTGCTCCACAGATAAGTTAGACATCACTCCATCTATATCTAAACTTTTATTATCAAATAGTTCTTTAATGGAAATAGAGCCATTAGATTCTTGAGATTCATAAAGACTCATAGGATACATTGAGATTTTTGAAATTCTACCTGTACCTGTATGCATTATATCATCATCATCAATTACCGTAGAACCAGTTAATATAAATTGTCCTTTTAATTGTCTTTCATCTACAGCATGACGAACCGCATCCCACAACACAGGAGCCACCTGCCACTCATCAATCAATCTTGGTGTTTTTCCTTTTAAGAGCAGCGAAGGTTTAGTTTGCACTGTTGCCAAATAACTCTCTCGAGTATCTGGGTCTTGTAATTTAACAATACTGTTTGCTTGCTTTTCTGCCGTTGTTGTTTTGCCACACCATTTTGGGCCTTTTATTTGAACAGCCCCAAACGCTTCAAGACGTAATTTTAGCTGGTCGTCTACTATTCTTTTCAAATATTTCATAAACAATTATATTGTAGTTTACGAAACAAAGATAGTATAAATATTTACACCAACAAATCCACTATATGTTTTTGAGGCAAATCACTATATGTTTTTGAGGTGATTTGATATATGTTTTTGAGGTAAATCACTATATGTTTTTGAGGTTGCTTGTTCTTTCTGCAACCTCTTCGACCGAAACGTTATAAACTTCGGCAAGTTTTTCCACTATATATATAAGGTATGATGGTTCGTTGCGTTTCCCTCTGTAAGGAACTGGGGTAAGATAGGGCGCATCTGTTTCCAACACTATTCTATCCAAAGGAGCCAAAGGCAAGTAATTTCTAAAAGCAGCATTCTTGTAAGTTACCACTCCATTTATGCCCAACTTGAAGTTTTTGTATTTCAGAGCTTTCTTAAGTTCTTCTTCACTGCCTGTAAAACTATGGAAAATACCTCGCAGTTTATCTGCCCCTACCCTGTTTAAGCTCTCAAAAACTTCTGGAAAAGCTTCACGAGTATGGATAGACACTGGCAAGTTAAGCTCTATACTCCAATTAAGTTGTTCTTCAAAGGCTTCTATCTGTTGCTTCAAGTAAGTTTTATCCCAATACAAATCAATACCTATCTCTCCTACTGCTATATAATTACCAGTAAAAAGCTCGTTCTTTATAATTTGTAAATCATTAAGATAATTATCTTTAATGCTCGTAGGGTGCAAACCCATCATAGGAAAACAACAATCGGGATATTTATTGCAAAGAGACTTCAAACGATTGATAGACTCAACATCAACATTGGGTATAAGAAATTTCTCTACTCCATTATGTTTAGCTCTTTTGATTACCGCATCAATATCAGCATCATACTCTTCAGTAAAAATATGCGTATGCGTATCAACCAAATACATTAAGCTGGTCTCCTTCTACATATTCGTAAAACTTAATTCCGTAGTCTCTAAACTTTCTATTTCTTTGTTCGGGAGCTAATCCCCAATACTTAAATTCAAGCTTAGTCCACGTATCCCAAATAATTCTATCAATCTTATCTCTCACTTCTGTAAGATTTTCTTGGTTACGAATAGTGTTTTGTCGATATATTTTAAGACTATGAAGTAAATCTCTAAACAAGTCGTAATGAACTTTCACCTTAGATATTGCAGGATTGTATATAGGAACACCACCTCTTGATGTTCGTTCGTTTTCGCCTTTAATTAATCTTTCACCCCATTCAAGCACAGCATCTTCCGAAGATAGGTCGGGTAGCGAAAATTCGTTACTATCTTCCAATCCGTAGCAAGCAAGAGTTTCCACTTTTATTTCATTACGAATAATAGCCATATTCAAAACCTGAATAAAGTGAGATATATAAAGTTGAGCTGTCTTAAACAGCTCTACATAATTTTTATCAGCTTTTGTTTCGTTATCCAATGCTTGCTTAAAACAAAAACAAGTACCTTCGAACGAAAGAAGTAAATTTCTATAATCATGCAATTCTGCCATAGATAAGATAGCATTCTCTTCCCCAATCAGTTCATCTTGGTCTATAATTGTTTGTAGTGCTTTTATTCTATCTTCATCTATATCGGGTAATTTCTTAGCCGGCATATAATTCTATGTTTATGATTTTCTATTCATTAATTCTTCTGCCAATGTTTTAATAACGTCTTTTCGGTCGTCATCTACATTAACTTTATTTAGTTCCCAAATAGATTTAGCATAAAACTCTTCCATTTTACTACGAGCGATATCTATCACGTTTAGTTTATCATAGATTGAAGTTACTGCTTTAATCTTTTCTTTTGGATTATCATTTATTTCGAGCCATTGAAGCAATTCCTTTTTCAATGCCTTATTATTGGTATTAAGAGCCGACACAAGCAGATAAGTTTTTTTATTACAGAGAATATCTCCGCCTATATTCTTACCAAAAACAGCTTGGTCGCCGTAAGTATCTAATATATCGTCTTGAATTTGGAATGCCAGTCCGAGATTAATACCGAACTCATAAAGAGAGTTCTGATCTTCTTCCGAAGCATTAGCTATAATTGCTCCAGTTTTAAGACAAGAAGCTATCATAACTGCTGTTTTTAGTCGTATCATCTTAATATATTCATCTTCAACAACATCTAACCTGTCTTCGAATTGCATATCGTATTCTTGTCCTTCAAATATTTCTTGAGTAGTTTTATTAAACAAGTCTAACAACTCAGGCAACACATCTCCTCTATATTTAGATATAAACTTAAACGCAAGAAGAAACATTGCATCGCCCGAAAGAATAGCTGTATTATCATTCCATTTCTTGTGCACCGAAGGTTCTCCTCTACGAACATCTGCATTATCCATCAAATCGTCGTGCATAAGAGTAAAGTTGTGATAAATTTCCCAAGCCAAGGCAGCATCAAGAGATTCGTCAATATCTTCTTTATACAAGTTGTAAGCCAATAGAGTTAGTGCCGGGCGTATTTTCTTCCCTTTTTGGGCAAGTAAATAAGCTATAGGATTATATAGTCGAGATGGTTGTTCGGGATAGTTTATATCCTGAATACCTTTATTAATCTTTGCGATTGCGTCTTCAAGAGTTATCATAATTTTCTTTTTGAGAATCAAAAATACTGCTTTTTATATTGATACACAAAATTAATATAGCATTTCTTTATTTTACTACAATTTAAAGTAAACAGGAATGTAGACTTTCACCCTTACTGGCTCTCCATTTTTAGTACCCGGTATCCACTTAGGCATAAGCTCTAACACTCTAATAGTTTCTTGGTCTAAAGAGATATAAATACCTTTTTCTATTTTGTAATTTGAAGTAGAACCATCTTTGTTTACAATAAACGAACACCAAACCCTACCCTGTTTATGTTGTGTTTGAGCCGATGCTGGATATTTCAGATTCTTAAACAAAAATCTACTAAGAGCATTATTGCCTCCCGGAAACTTTGGCATAACATCGGGGGTAGTTATCGTTTGCTCTTCTTGTTCGTCTGTAGTTTCTTGATATTGCACAGTCTCCTTTTCTTTTGTTTCTTCTTGATAATTAAAAGTTTCGGGGAGCTCCTCTTCCATCTCTTCTACTGCTTCGTCAACAACATTAAAGTCTTCGTAAAGTATTTCTGATTTAGTTTCTTGTAATGGTTTTTCTTCTTCAACAGTTGGTATAGTTATCTCACTTAAATATTCTTCTTCTATAAATATCTGAGGTAATCCCTCCCATTCGGGCATATCAGGCTCTACGGTTCTCCATTCTATAAGAACAAAGAATGAGGCAAGAGCAACTACAAGTCCCATAAGGAAATACGTTGTTGTTTCTCGTTCTAAATCAACGTTATTATTTTTTTTACTCTGCATTAGTATGCAAAAATA is a genomic window containing:
- a CDS encoding hypothetical protein (product_source=Hypo-rule applied; transmembrane_helix_parts=Inside_1_18,TMhelix_19_41,Outside_42_64), with translation MPLIQINKSTDNSNCSAQVLSLSFFYFTQIFDIFSTYLFLQDFSFLYYFDIIDPLRHLREWARE
- a CDS encoding serine protease Do (product_source=KO:K04771; cath_funfam=2.30.42.10,2.40.10.10; cleavage_site_network=SignalP-TM; cog=COG0265; ko=KO:K04771; pfam=PF13180,PF13365; smart=SM00228; superfamily=50156,50494; tigrfam=TIGR02037; transmembrane_helix_parts=Inside_1_6,TMhelix_7_29,Outside_30_500), with the protein product MTFNWKNLMGFLLVSVFSAAIAVGTYSYLDANKQASNDTEVKQTGFQTVGYNIIPAENTDFTLAAENSVNAVVHIKSIIKAKTIDRGQQRYFDPFEFFFGQTPQYQSQPREGYGSGVIISTDGYIVTNNHVIEGADEIEVTTNDNQQYTAKLIGTDASSDIALLKIDGNNFPIIPFGDSDALRIGEWVLAVGNPFNLTSTVTAGIVSAKGRGSILSDSRTTQDKIESFIQTDAAVNPGNSGGALVNTKGELVGINTAIYSQTGSFVGYSFAVPISLVRKVVGDIQQYGMVQRAMLGVTVMELPVLKEMEPDTYKKLKVKEGVYVNGFANNSSAEKAGIKEGDVITAINNTKIKNFTELRAQISRYSPGNSIDVQVDREGNTKTFAVELKNDQGTTEIVKHKSADELLGATFSALTTDEMKKAGVSYGVKVTNVSNGKLKSVGIKDGFIILTVNDNRITSPESLINLVENTMKRDPDERVLFIKGLYPNDRVRFYAIDIND
- a CDS encoding hypothetical protein (product_source=Hypo-rule applied; cleavage_site_network=SignalP-noTM), encoding MKLLFFLIIISANIFSTKAFTPGMQYGEYSTDHNKSKAMNSNSSFSIMENYNFSSSEPSNTFSLAEQSLDYSFHGIYSTSDDPNNTESGGSADPVPIDDAILFMILLATSYSLVLRHKLKLNKQ
- a CDS encoding RNA polymerase primary sigma factor (product_source=KO:K03086; cath_funfam=1.10.10.10,1.10.601.10; cog=COG0568; ko=KO:K03086; pfam=PF00140,PF04539,PF04542,PF04545; superfamily=88946; tigrfam=TIGR02937), with the protein product MRQLKITKSITNRESASLDKYLQEIGREDLITVEEEVELAQAIRRGDRAALEKLTRANLRFVVSVAKQYQNQGLSLPDLINEGNLGLIKAAEKFDETRGFKFISYAVWWIRQSILQALAEQSRIVRLPLNQVGSLNKITKAFSKFEQEHERKPSPEELANELDIPVEKISDTLKVSGRHISVDAPFVEGEDNSLLDVLVNEDAPVADRTLINESLAKEIARALSTLSERERDIIKMFFGIARQEMTLEEIGDEFGLTRERVRQIKEKAIRKLKQSNKNDLLKSYLG
- a CDS encoding putative AAA+ superfamily ATPase (product_source=COG1373; cog=COG1373; ko=KO:K07133; pfam=PF13173,PF13635; superfamily=52540), which produces MKYLKRIVDDQLKLRLEAFGAVQIKGPKWCGKTTTAEKQANSIVKLQDPDTRESYLATVQTKPSLLLKGKTPRLIDEWQVAPVLWDAVRHAVDERQLKGQFILTGSTVIDDDDIMHTGTGRISKISMYPMSLYESQESNGSISIKELFDNKSLDIDGVMSNLSVEQLIFAACRGGWPASLDNMSDAAKLLIAKDYVDIICSEDISKIDKVQRNPSLARLIMRSYARNLCTLAKKTSMLADVSVEMEGTSILTFNQYVEALEKLFVIEDVEAWSPAIRSATVIRTGKKRCFVDPSIAVAALGASPQSLELDLKTFGFIYECMCIRDLKIYSQSLGGVLSYYHDRYGLEADAVLHLSDGRYALIECKLGSRDVEAGAKHLLELKNLIEEKNKAEKQIQLRLPDLLIVLTGGEMAYTREDGVKVIPLGCLKD
- a CDS encoding TatD DNase family protein (product_source=KO:K03424; cath_funfam=3.20.20.140; cog=COG0084; ko=KO:K03424; pfam=PF01026; superfamily=51556; tigrfam=TIGR00010); the protein is MYLVDTHTHIFTEEYDADIDAVIKRAKHNGVEKFLIPNVDVESINRLKSLCNKYPDCCFPMMGLHPTSIKDNYLNDLQIIKNELFTGNYIAVGEIGIDLYWDKTYLKQQIEAFEEQLNWSIELNLPVSIHTREAFPEVFESLNRVGADKLRGIFHSFTGSEEELKKALKYKNFKLGINGVVTYKNAAFRNYLPLAPLDRIVLETDAPYLTPVPYRGKRNEPSYLIYIVEKLAEVYNVSVEEVAERTSNLKNI